One genomic segment of Melospiza melodia melodia isolate bMelMel2 chromosome 22, bMelMel2.pri, whole genome shotgun sequence includes these proteins:
- the TNFSF15 gene encoding tumor necrosis factor ligand superfamily member 15 — protein MESAAEMGAEAAGSALGAGMRLRQDLRRIRCALLFCLLAVLLLMLPIAYLLVGNLRAPRSCGQVTEERGSIFLKQRALAAVTDTLSSAEKPRAHLTVKRQDLASTVGSHMPILQWEDKRGLAFTKNNLSYSSNALVIPVSGDYYVYAQVTFRGPVESSHKASSVTEIITKVTDSYPEPTQLLTGTKTLSENGNGWFQPIYLGAVVSLEVGDKLMVNVSDIKLVDYTKEHKTFFGAFLL, from the exons ATGGAGAGCGCGGCGGAGATGGGAGCGGAGGCTGCGGGCAGCGCGCTCGGAGCGGGGATGCGGCTGCGGCAGGACCTGCGCAGGATCCGCTGTGCGCTGCTCTTCTGCCTGCTGGCCGTGCTGCTGCTCATGCTGCCCATCGCCTACCTGCTGGTCGGGAACCTGAGAGCGCCCAGATCCTGCGGACAG gtcacAGAGGAGAGGGGCTCTATCTTCCTGAAGCAACGAGCACTGGCTGCTG TTACAGACACTCTCTCCAGTGCAGAGAAGCCACGAGCTCACCTGACAG TGAAGAGGCAGGACCTGGCCAGCACCGTGGGGAGCCACATGCCCATCCTGCAGTGGGAGGACAAGCGAGGCCTGGCCTTCACCAAGAACAACCTGAGCTACTCCAGCAACGCCCTGGTGATCCCCGTGTCCGGAGATTACTACGTCTACGCCCAGGTCACCTTCCGAGGGCCCGTGGAGAGCAGCCACAAGGCCAGCTCTGTCACTGAGATCATCACCAAGGTCACTGACAGCTACCCCGAGCCCACCCAGCTGCTGACGGGCACCAAGACCCTCAGTGAGAACGGCAATGGTTGGTTCCAGCCCATCTACCTGGGTGCTGTGGTCTCCTTGGAGGTGGGAGACAAGCTGATGGTCAACGTGAGTGACATCAAGCTGGTGGATTACACCAAGGAGCACAAAACTTTCTTTGGGGCCTTTCTGCTGTAG